The Candidatus Stygibacter australis genome contains a region encoding:
- the nadB gene encoding L-aspartate oxidase: MKTYDYLVIGSGLAGLVFALEASRQGKVAIVTKKKMHNCNTDYAQGGIAAVVDRQDSFENHVRDTFIAGGELGKEEVIEQIVKEAPDRLQYLIDLGTKFTMENDRLDRRLENLSLTREGGHSQKRVAYAADSTGHEIMTALIAACKNNDNIEIYEDHLAIDLITQHHISQAKHFIPRITCWGAYVMDTITGEIEIYRSRKTMLATGGGGQVYSYNTNPDIATGDGYAMAYLAGARMVNMEFVQFHPTAFYDPDNNPFLISEAVRGEGGILKLLNGETFMEKYHKLECLAPRDIVSRAIDFELKKSGDKFLYLDATQIPKDKLLTHFPYIRKKCLSRGVDITCEPIPVVPAAHYFCGGITTTIDGLTAVKNLFAAGEVSCTGLHGANRLASNSLLEALVIAWRASHHQSMKEDESFPEILPWQASNTFNENEWVIISHNRQILNTIMQGYVGITRSRRLLKYAYSRVSNIYEEINNFYQHNSVSKEVIETRNIAIVASLIIRSALMRKESRGAHYVNDYPERDDAKYLKDTII, encoded by the coding sequence ATGAAAACTTATGATTATCTGGTGATTGGTAGTGGTTTAGCCGGACTAGTATTTGCTTTGGAGGCTTCCAGACAAGGTAAGGTTGCAATTGTTACAAAGAAGAAGATGCATAACTGCAATACAGACTATGCCCAAGGTGGAATTGCTGCTGTGGTGGACAGGCAGGATTCTTTTGAAAATCATGTACGAGATACCTTTATTGCCGGTGGAGAACTTGGTAAGGAAGAGGTAATTGAGCAGATTGTGAAAGAAGCTCCTGACAGATTACAGTATCTTATTGATCTGGGTACAAAATTCACTATGGAAAATGACCGGCTTGATAGACGGTTGGAAAATCTATCATTAACCCGAGAAGGTGGGCATTCTCAAAAACGGGTGGCATATGCAGCAGATTCTACAGGGCACGAGATCATGACGGCATTAATTGCAGCCTGCAAAAATAATGATAATATTGAAATTTATGAAGACCACCTGGCAATTGATCTTATTACGCAGCATCACATATCCCAGGCAAAGCACTTTATACCGCGGATAACCTGCTGGGGCGCATATGTGATGGATACAATTACTGGAGAAATTGAGATATACAGATCACGAAAAACAATGCTGGCAACTGGTGGTGGGGGACAGGTATATTCATATAATACTAATCCTGATATTGCTACTGGAGATGGATATGCCATGGCATATCTTGCCGGTGCCAGAATGGTAAATATGGAATTTGTTCAGTTTCATCCGACTGCATTTTATGATCCTGATAATAATCCGTTTCTTATTTCTGAGGCTGTGCGTGGTGAAGGGGGAATACTTAAACTGCTTAATGGTGAAACCTTTATGGAGAAGTATCATAAACTGGAATGCCTGGCTCCCAGAGATATCGTTTCTCGGGCAATTGATTTTGAATTAAAAAAGAGCGGAGATAAATTTCTATATCTTGATGCCACTCAAATTCCCAAAGATAAACTTCTTACACATTTCCCCTATATTCGTAAAAAGTGTCTGAGTAGAGGTGTTGATATTACATGTGAACCTATTCCTGTAGTTCCAGCAGCCCATTATTTTTGCGGTGGGATCACTACTACAATTGATGGACTAACTGCTGTTAAGAATTTATTTGCTGCAGGTGAAGTATCCTGCACGGGGTTGCATGGTGCTAATCGACTGGCATCAAACTCCTTGCTGGAAGCATTAGTGATTGCCTGGAGAGCATCCCATCATCAAAGTATGAAAGAGGATGAGAGTTTTCCTGAGATACTTCCCTGGCAGGCTTCAAATACCTTTAACGAAAATGAATGGGTGATTATTTCGCATAATCGTCAGATATTAAATACTATCATGCAAGGTTATGTGGGCATCACGCGCTCGCGCAGATTGCTTAAGTATGCTTATTCCCGGGTTTCAAATATCTATGAAGAGATCAATAATTTTTATCAGCATAATTCAGTAAGTAAGGAAGTGATTGAAACCCGTAATATTGCTATTGTGGCATCTTTGATTATTCGTTCAGCCTTGATGCGAAAAGAATCCAGGGGTGCTCATTATGTGAATGATTATCCAGAAAGGGATGATGCCAAATATCTGAAAGATACTATTATATAA
- the trmB gene encoding tRNA (guanosine(46)-N7)-methyltransferase TrmB, producing the protein MGRSIRSEAILQEIAEKREIFQLQAEKSKLFDFEEIYGNSNPIVLEIGIGRGEYIVGQSLLDWRYNYLGIEINPERIDYTLRQLDTERHKNVRILNLYVDSSIIEYIAEGSIRKVCLIHPDPWPKRRHQHRRIIQHGFLDVLYKILDERGILEIQTDHQEYAEYILKHFKARDDFKPIMGGSTKIPRHGHIVTYFEEKKMREGNYPVYISYRKAEFRE; encoded by the coding sequence ATGGGTCGTAGTATAAGAAGTGAAGCAATACTCCAGGAAATAGCTGAGAAGCGGGAGATATTTCAGCTTCAGGCAGAAAAAAGTAAATTGTTTGATTTTGAAGAAATATATGGCAACAGCAATCCGATAGTGCTGGAGATTGGAATTGGCAGGGGAGAGTATATTGTAGGGCAATCGTTATTAGACTGGCGTTATAACTATCTGGGGATTGAGATCAATCCAGAGCGGATAGATTATACCCTGCGCCAGCTGGATACTGAAAGGCATAAGAATGTGAGGATATTGAATTTATATGTAGATTCCAGCATAATAGAATATATTGCTGAAGGATCAATTAGAAAAGTTTGCCTAATTCATCCTGACCCCTGGCCCAAACGCAGGCATCAGCATCGAAGAATAATCCAGCACGGTTTTCTGGATGTGCTATATAAGATCCTTGATGAGAGAGGTATTTTGGAGATTCAAACTGATCATCAGGAATATGCTGAATATATCTTGAAGCATTTCAAGGCAAGAGATGATTTTAAGCCTATCATGGGTGGGAGTACAAAAATACCTCGACATGGACATATAGTAACATATTTTGAGGAAAAGAAAATGCGGGAAGGTAATTACCCGGTTTATATTAGTTATAGAAAAGCAGAATTCAGGGAGTGA
- a CDS encoding phosphatidate cytidylyltransferase, translated as MEFFNRLLVSLIFVPVMLLVFYLGGVYTFAFLGIILVMMLNELRENYAKKGFEIPITMQIFGLLVYISLQLPFEYLVGTVFIGLIVTSGNYLFSNRADKSTKKIAVTWYSIFYTAVPLGLVMNMRNIASENLDGRLIVISLLVVIWVTDTMAYMTGMFLGRTKGVIKISPNKSIEGYIGGFSFALIASAVLVFFYKELGGNFIWMLTLSGGLFGQYGDLFESLLKRDLEIKDSSSMLQNHGGILDRFDSLLFAAPALYILLKVMGYF; from the coding sequence ATGGAATTTTTTAATAGATTACTTGTAAGTCTGATTTTTGTACCGGTGATGCTACTGGTATTTTACTTAGGTGGAGTTTATACCTTTGCATTTCTGGGGATAATACTGGTGATGATGCTAAACGAATTGCGTGAGAACTATGCGAAAAAGGGGTTTGAAATCCCGATTACGATGCAAATCTTCGGGTTACTGGTGTATATTTCTCTTCAATTACCATTTGAATATTTAGTGGGCACTGTATTTATTGGTCTGATAGTAACGAGTGGCAACTATTTATTCAGTAATCGGGCAGATAAATCAACTAAGAAAATTGCTGTAACCTGGTATTCGATATTTTATACCGCAGTTCCATTAGGACTTGTGATGAATATGCGGAATATAGCCAGTGAAAATCTTGATGGAAGATTGATTGTGATTTCATTGCTGGTGGTGATCTGGGTAACTGATACTATGGCTTATATGACGGGGATGTTTTTGGGTAGAACCAAAGGAGTGATCAAGATATCACCTAATAAATCTATTGAAGGTTATATTGGAGGTTTTTCCTTTGCTTTGATCGCCAGCGCTGTATTAGTATTCTTTTATAAAGAGCTTGGTGGGAATTTTATCTGGATGTTAACTCTTTCGGGAGGATTGTTCGGACAATATGGAGATCTCTTTGAATCATTGCTAAAGCGGGATCTGGAAATAAAAGACAGCTCATCTATGTTACAGAATCACGGTGGAATATTAGACAGATTTGACAGTCTCTTATTTGCGGCACCAGCTTTATACATATTACTAAAAGTAATGGGGTATTTTTAA
- a CDS encoding HD domain-containing protein produces MDLKKLSEIYKNKISEDEKYYSEYACRDKSARRLHKDLHQSVRSEFARDRDRILYSGAYRRYQGKTQVFSFTNLIDEEMTNRSLHTTYVSQISRTIGKFLGLNLELIEAIALGHDLGHTPFGHDGEQALNTCCLAHGLGYFHHNIQSLRIVDSISRKGRGLNLTFQVRDGIISHDGEVHNTVLKPDLDKTEADIEDYIQKKKKGEKVEWMPATMEGCVVRISDTIAYIGQDIEDAIRLNILKREELPQDVVSHLGERNSKIIDTLVKSVIVNSLGKGHIAFDEETSQQLLKLKVFNYAKIYTNIKVKKSKEVINRSMKLLFEEYLEDIRKDNRESNIFKHFINHKTEGYCGLYNAEEKVRDFLSTMTDRYFNEEVKRYFLPASKYRYIGAKDGNV; encoded by the coding sequence ATGGACTTGAAGAAACTGAGTGAAATCTATAAAAACAAGATCAGCGAAGATGAGAAATATTATTCGGAGTATGCCTGCCGTGATAAATCCGCCAGAAGACTGCATAAGGATCTTCATCAGTCGGTAAGGTCAGAATTTGCCCGGGATCGTGACAGGATACTTTATAGTGGTGCATATCGGAGATATCAGGGCAAAACACAGGTATTTTCATTTACAAACCTGATAGATGAAGAGATGACCAATCGCAGTCTGCATACTACTTATGTATCGCAGATCAGTAGAACAATAGGCAAGTTTCTGGGCTTGAATCTGGAATTGATCGAAGCAATAGCATTGGGTCATGATCTGGGACATACTCCATTTGGACATGACGGAGAGCAGGCATTGAATACCTGCTGTCTGGCGCATGGTTTAGGCTATTTTCATCATAATATCCAGAGTTTGAGGATAGTTGACAGCATCAGCAGGAAGGGAAGGGGATTGAATCTTACCTTTCAGGTGCGAGATGGAATAATCTCTCATGATGGAGAGGTGCATAATACTGTATTAAAACCTGATTTAGATAAGACAGAGGCAGATATTGAGGATTATATCCAGAAGAAGAAAAAGGGTGAAAAAGTGGAATGGATGCCGGCAACTATGGAAGGTTGTGTAGTGCGGATATCTGATACAATTGCCTATATCGGTCAGGATATAGAAGATGCCATAAGATTGAATATTTTAAAAAGAGAAGAATTGCCTCAGGATGTGGTGAGTCACCTGGGTGAACGGAATAGTAAGATCATTGATACATTAGTAAAAAGTGTGATCGTGAATAGTCTGGGGAAGGGTCATATCGCTTTTGATGAGGAAACATCTCAACAGCTTTTAAAGCTGAAAGTGTTTAATTATGCTAAGATATACACTAATATCAAGGTAAAGAAATCCAAGGAAGTAATTAACCGCAGTATGAAACTTCTATTTGAAGAATACCTGGAAGATATCAGGAAGGATAACAGGGAATCCAATATCTTTAAACATTTTATAAATCATAAGACCGAGGGATATTGCGGTCTTTATAATGCTGAAGAGAAGGTGCGTGATTTTTTATCAACCATGACAGATAGATATTTTAATGAGGAAGTAAAGCGGTATTTTTTACCAGCAAGTAAATATAGATATATAGGAGCAAAAGATGGAAATGTTTGA
- the rimI gene encoding ribosomal protein S18-alanine N-acetyltransferase yields MEIAIDRLIAEDIDQVIKIEKDVFSNPWEESAFYSSLDHSSCWKLSDKLSKKIIGYLIGQQVLDEFSIYNLAICPEYQNQGLGSWFTKRILNEMRDNGSRVFFLEVRRSNKAALQLYENLGFKEVHVRGGYYSNPVEDALIMMKDERNYKKG; encoded by the coding sequence ATGGAAATAGCCATCGACAGATTGATCGCAGAAGATATTGATCAGGTAATTAAAATCGAAAAAGATGTTTTTAGCAATCCCTGGGAAGAATCAGCATTCTACTCATCACTTGATCATTCTAGCTGTTGGAAATTATCAGATAAATTGAGCAAAAAGATAATAGGCTATCTGATAGGACAACAGGTTTTAGATGAATTTTCTATTTACAATCTGGCAATTTGCCCTGAATATCAAAATCAGGGATTAGGTAGCTGGTTTACCAAAAGAATACTGAATGAAATGCGGGATAATGGCTCCAGAGTGTTTTTTCTGGAAGTTCGCAGAAGCAATAAGGCAGCTTTGCAATTGTATGAAAATCTCGGATTCAAAGAAGTCCATGTTCGAGGGGGATATTACAGCAATCCTGTGGAAGATGCTTTGATAATGATGAAAGATGAGCGTAATTATAAAAAAGGATAA
- a CDS encoding LysM peptidoglycan-binding domain-containing protein produces MRKYLLIIIIIILTGCTIHRQYDFNEVIKPPEEANHFWVAERDSLQEVIKYQKDQIDSLSAIICFQDSVIAEQEFALNEADQMVAIRQGFIIPDTISFAGVTFDLKNERIEDKFIKIYNQELKDAYKYIPRSGRYFSYFDSVLTRHGVPVDAKYLAVAESRLSYMAKSPVGAMGIWQFMKRTATGYGMRVDEFVDQRSDVFLATEAAANFLLNNHKYLKRKGVDDWLLAFCGYNAGIGNVEKVIREQGGKNFFDLIMGVDETNRYVWKAVALKLIFENEKEIFNKEFTRQQEILTEIKKVHVKLSGYYEIDDWAQAQGTFVSRVWELNPWIKTYQRSRKKYSAVLDVVLPPGEYTICLPKDAEADEDEIRRIEKQFLKDNDGYFTEYEVKKGDSLYKIALKFKTSISKLKSINGLHSDIIYPGQKLKLFGYSKPKEAKEYVVKKGDYISGIAYSLGVSASHLLSENNLKKDENGNCHIFPGQKLKY; encoded by the coding sequence ATGCGGAAGTATTTATTAATAATAATTATCATAATATTAACTGGATGTACTATTCATCGGCAATATGATTTTAATGAAGTGATCAAGCCACCGGAAGAAGCAAATCATTTCTGGGTAGCAGAGCGTGATTCACTTCAGGAAGTAATTAAATATCAGAAAGACCAGATTGATTCTCTCAGCGCGATTATTTGCTTTCAGGATAGCGTGATCGCTGAACAGGAATTTGCCCTGAATGAAGCTGATCAGATGGTGGCGATCAGGCAGGGATTTATAATTCCTGATACTATATCATTTGCCGGGGTAACTTTTGATTTAAAAAATGAGAGGATAGAAGACAAATTTATCAAGATCTACAATCAAGAACTTAAAGATGCCTATAAATACATCCCTCGCAGCGGGAGATATTTTTCTTATTTTGACAGTGTGCTAACCAGACATGGTGTCCCTGTTGATGCCAAGTATCTGGCGGTGGCTGAAAGTAGATTAAGCTATATGGCAAAATCACCTGTTGGAGCAATGGGTATATGGCAGTTTATGAAAAGAACAGCCACTGGTTATGGCATGAGAGTAGATGAATTTGTAGACCAGCGAAGTGACGTGTTTTTAGCAACAGAAGCGGCGGCAAATTTTTTACTAAATAATCATAAATATTTGAAAAGAAAGGGAGTAGATGACTGGCTGCTGGCTTTTTGTGGTTATAATGCCGGGATAGGCAATGTGGAGAAAGTAATTCGAGAACAGGGAGGGAAGAACTTTTTTGACCTGATCATGGGAGTGGATGAAACTAATAGATATGTCTGGAAAGCAGTAGCACTTAAGCTGATCTTTGAAAATGAGAAAGAGATTTTTAATAAAGAATTCACACGACAGCAGGAGATACTTACTGAAATCAAGAAAGTTCATGTGAAACTGAGTGGTTATTATGAAATTGATGATTGGGCACAGGCACAGGGAACTTTTGTAAGCAGAGTATGGGAACTTAATCCCTGGATAAAAACCTATCAGCGTAGCAGAAAGAAATATTCTGCTGTGCTGGATGTTGTATTACCTCCTGGAGAATATACAATTTGCCTGCCAAAGGATGCTGAGGCGGATGAAGATGAAATTCGAAGGATTGAAAAGCAGTTTTTGAAAGATAATGATGGATATTTCACAGAATATGAGGTGAAAAAGGGTGACAGTTTATATAAAATTGCGTTGAAGTTCAAAACGAGTATCAGCAAGCTGAAGAGCATTAATGGATTGCATTCAGATATCATTTATCCCGGACAGAAATTAAAATTATTTGGTTATTCCAAACCGAAAGAAGCCAAAGAGTATGTTGTCAAAAAGGGTGATTATATTTCAGGGATAGCCTATTCGTTAGGAGTATCGGCCAGTCATCTTCTTAGTGAGAATAATCTTAAGAAGGATGAGAATGGGAATTGCCATATTTTTCCGGGTCAGAAGTTGAAGTACTAA
- a CDS encoding isoprenyl transferase, giving the protein MTATDYKLLIPKIDKERMPNHVAIIMDGNGRWAKKHSMKRVNGHKAGVKAVREIVETAREIDLKYLTVYAFSTENWGRSRMEVNYLLKLILDSLIGEIDDLVANGVNIRFIGTEQHLPPGYDIKVEENCRRSWHNKDLYFNVAMNYGGRRELIEAVQAISAKVRDGDMQPEDINEQIISDHLYTAGMPDPDLVIRTSGEIRLSNYLIWQSTYSEFWFTETLWPDFSRSEFIQSILDFQERKRHFGKRER; this is encoded by the coding sequence ATGACCGCAACAGACTATAAATTACTGATCCCTAAGATAGATAAAGAGAGGATGCCGAACCACGTTGCAATTATAATGGATGGTAATGGAAGATGGGCAAAAAAGCATAGTATGAAACGGGTCAATGGTCACAAAGCTGGAGTTAAAGCAGTTCGTGAAATTGTGGAAACTGCTCGTGAAATAGATCTCAAGTACTTGACAGTGTATGCTTTTTCGACCGAGAATTGGGGCAGGAGCAGGATGGAAGTGAATTATTTGCTGAAACTTATTCTTGATTCGCTGATAGGGGAGATAGATGATCTGGTAGCCAATGGAGTGAATATCCGCTTTATAGGTACAGAGCAGCATCTTCCTCCGGGTTACGATATAAAAGTGGAAGAGAATTGCCGTAGATCATGGCATAATAAGGATCTGTACTTTAACGTTGCGATGAATTATGGGGGTAGAAGAGAACTAATTGAAGCTGTTCAGGCAATATCGGCAAAAGTGAGGGATGGTGATATGCAACCTGAAGATATCAATGAACAGATAATATCAGATCATTTGTATACTGCAGGAATGCCGGATCCCGATCTGGTGATCCGAACCAGTGGAGAGATCAGGCTTTCAAATTACTTGATCTGGCAATCTACCTATTCTGAATTCTGGTTTACGGAAACATTGTGGCCAGATTTCAGCAGGTCAGAATTTATTCAGTCAATCCTTGATTTTCAGGAGCGTAAACGCCATTTTGGCAAAAGGGAGAGGTAA